One region of Metallosphaera sedula DSM 5348 genomic DNA includes:
- the alaS gene encoding alanine--tRNA ligase codes for MKGNQEEYRLKFFLDHDYLRRECKVCKTPFWSKDKTREDCADIPCSDYYFLDMKESNLNWSVSEARRRFLDFFRRNGHEIIPPKPVLARWREDLYLTIASIVDFQPYITSGISPPPANPLVVSQPCIRMDDVDNVGITFGRHLTTFEMGGHHAFNYPDKFLYWKDETVAYAKEFFTKEMGIPEELLNFKESWWEGGGNAGPSFEVTVGGLELATLVFMQYEIRDGEYVPLKLKIVDTGYGIERLAWFTQKTPTAFHAIYGELVDKFLEKLGLPSLNPDMLKVASRFAGRIDPDVPSTIQGHREQVAKAMGLPVKEVSEELTRAARVFQVLDHTKTIALMLGDGLVPSSGGEGYLGRLLIRRALRTLKLLNVDVRLSELVDMQIGFWGKDFTQLVRNRDYILDAVNLEQEKFNEILNRMSSVVSSLTKKKEIGVEDLIQLYDSQGIPPDLMAEEMRSKGLKVEVPHNFYSIVAKRHQSAPVKKEWDTTKLPPEVVKQVKDLPPTEKLYYKDQYARNFEGVIVKSLGKYLVLDRTVFYPEGGGQLGDQGWLLLDGQRVKVVDTQKVGDVVVHVLEREISAKEGDKVKGEIDWVRRFRMMRHHTGTHVVLAAAKKLLGDHVWQAGAEKTPEKARLDITHHRNLTREEVKRIEEMANLVVDDRRPVTPFEINRTEAETKYGVSIYEGGVPNKAVIRLLEIKDWDVESCGGTHVANTADIGGIKIVNVEKIQDGIIRLEYVAGDVISSYAGNLEDKLEGLASKLETSTSQIESRVEKLKEENERMKELIAFYRRQYLDDLEKHVETRNVGKVKIVILPSLKDEDLEREAMRRLTSTQGVVVIHVNQVNGKLQIEIGTSKDLNVSTVVTELVKAGGKGGGRGTFGSVMIEKGTKEEVIDIVERAIKGGNS; via the coding sequence ATGAAGGGAAATCAGGAGGAGTACAGGCTCAAGTTCTTTCTTGATCACGATTACCTAAGAAGGGAATGTAAGGTATGTAAAACTCCTTTCTGGAGCAAGGACAAGACCAGGGAGGACTGTGCAGATATCCCATGTTCAGACTACTACTTCCTGGACATGAAGGAGAGCAACCTCAATTGGAGCGTGAGTGAGGCTAGGAGGAGGTTCCTGGACTTCTTCAGGAGGAATGGGCACGAGATAATCCCACCGAAACCGGTGCTAGCAAGATGGAGAGAGGACCTCTACCTCACGATTGCGAGTATCGTTGATTTTCAGCCATATATCACGAGCGGGATCTCTCCACCACCTGCCAATCCCCTGGTCGTTTCACAACCCTGCATTAGAATGGATGACGTTGATAACGTTGGGATAACCTTCGGGAGACATCTCACGACCTTCGAGATGGGTGGTCATCATGCGTTCAACTACCCCGATAAGTTCCTGTATTGGAAGGATGAGACTGTTGCCTACGCCAAGGAGTTCTTCACGAAGGAGATGGGAATACCTGAGGAACTGCTCAACTTCAAGGAGTCCTGGTGGGAGGGAGGAGGAAATGCAGGACCGTCATTTGAAGTAACTGTGGGGGGGCTTGAGCTAGCAACCCTTGTGTTCATGCAATACGAGATAAGGGATGGAGAGTACGTACCCCTGAAGCTCAAGATCGTGGATACAGGATACGGGATAGAGAGGCTCGCTTGGTTCACCCAGAAAACGCCAACTGCCTTCCACGCAATATATGGGGAGTTAGTGGACAAGTTTCTTGAAAAACTCGGTCTACCCAGCTTGAATCCAGATATGCTGAAAGTTGCGTCAAGGTTTGCAGGAAGGATTGACCCTGACGTTCCTTCCACGATCCAGGGACATAGGGAACAGGTCGCAAAGGCAATGGGTCTTCCCGTTAAGGAGGTTAGTGAGGAATTAACCAGGGCTGCCAGGGTGTTCCAAGTACTTGACCACACAAAGACGATTGCGCTCATGCTTGGGGATGGCCTTGTCCCCTCAAGCGGAGGTGAAGGATACCTTGGAAGGCTGTTGATAAGGAGAGCCCTCAGGACCCTGAAGCTCTTGAACGTGGATGTGAGACTCTCGGAGCTAGTGGATATGCAGATAGGCTTCTGGGGAAAGGACTTCACTCAACTCGTGAGGAACAGGGACTACATACTGGACGCAGTCAACCTTGAACAGGAGAAGTTCAACGAGATACTCAACAGGATGAGCTCTGTGGTTAGCTCGCTTACCAAGAAGAAGGAGATTGGTGTTGAGGACCTGATCCAGCTGTACGACTCCCAGGGAATTCCCCCAGACCTGATGGCTGAGGAGATGAGGTCTAAGGGTCTTAAGGTTGAAGTTCCGCATAACTTCTACTCAATAGTCGCGAAGAGGCACCAGAGTGCTCCTGTCAAGAAGGAATGGGATACCACGAAGTTACCGCCAGAGGTTGTGAAACAGGTAAAGGACTTACCTCCAACGGAGAAGTTATACTACAAGGATCAATATGCCAGGAACTTTGAGGGCGTCATCGTTAAGTCTCTGGGTAAATACCTCGTGCTGGATAGGACCGTGTTCTACCCGGAGGGCGGTGGACAGTTGGGAGATCAGGGATGGCTTCTACTGGATGGACAAAGGGTAAAAGTTGTGGATACACAAAAGGTTGGTGATGTGGTAGTTCACGTTCTAGAGAGGGAGATCTCAGCGAAGGAAGGGGACAAGGTAAAGGGCGAGATCGACTGGGTCAGGAGGTTCAGGATGATGAGACACCACACCGGAACTCACGTTGTTCTAGCAGCCGCGAAGAAGCTCCTCGGTGATCACGTATGGCAGGCTGGCGCAGAGAAAACCCCAGAGAAGGCCAGGCTTGACATAACCCATCACAGGAACCTCACAAGGGAGGAGGTGAAAAGGATAGAGGAAATGGCCAACCTCGTCGTGGATGATAGGAGGCCCGTGACTCCATTTGAGATAAACAGGACTGAGGCCGAAACTAAGTACGGGGTCTCAATTTACGAGGGAGGAGTGCCCAACAAGGCAGTGATCAGGCTCCTTGAGATAAAGGACTGGGACGTGGAGAGCTGTGGAGGAACACACGTTGCAAACACTGCTGACATTGGCGGAATCAAGATAGTCAACGTTGAGAAAATACAGGATGGGATAATTAGGCTGGAGTACGTGGCTGGGGACGTCATCTCGTCTTATGCGGGGAACCTAGAGGACAAGCTTGAGGGGTTAGCGAGCAAACTTGAGACGTCAACCTCGCAGATTGAGAGCAGAGTTGAGAAATTGAAGGAAGAGAACGAGAGGATGAAGGAGTTAATAGCCTTCTACAGGAGGCAATACCTAGATGACCTTGAGAAACATGTGGAAACCAGGAACGTTGGGAAGGTCAAGATCGTGATACTACCAAGTCTGAAGGATGAGGATCTGGAGAGGGAGGCTATGAGGAGATTGACTTCAACTCAGGGAGTTGTTGTGATTCACGTTAACCAGGTTAATGGGAAGCTACAGATAGAGATTGGAACTAGCAAGGACCTCAACGTGTCCACCGTCGTAACGGAGCTCGTAAAGGCGGGAGGAAAGGGAGGAGGAAGAGGGACCTTTGGATCAGTAATGATAGAGAAGGGAACAAAGGAGGAGGTAATTGATATCGTGGAGAGAGCAATTAAGGGAGGCAATTCTTGA
- a CDS encoding DUF434 domain-containing protein, which yields MISWREQLREAILDYRYLLDRGYGSKPSLDLVTGRYGLNGEERLLLFRCIHPKKEVEMIKGKVKLEEPLILDGFNVGLSLVNAWDGEQLFLCDDNFVRDLGLGRKKGDSRLVNALVSVGELLISLGLKFRIVLDSQVSMSGEIAGKLRRLGLDVSVVNRADKEIIASQGTSVTSDFVILRESTKVFDLVGSFMVDSFDVNKVQDFLE from the coding sequence TTGATATCGTGGAGAGAGCAATTAAGGGAGGCAATTCTTGATTATAGGTACCTTCTAGATAGGGGATATGGAAGCAAGCCCTCGCTGGATCTGGTAACGGGGAGATATGGACTAAACGGAGAGGAAAGACTTCTCCTTTTTAGATGTATTCATCCCAAGAAGGAGGTTGAGATGATCAAGGGTAAAGTGAAGTTGGAGGAACCCTTGATCTTGGATGGGTTCAACGTTGGCTTGAGTCTAGTGAACGCCTGGGATGGGGAACAGCTCTTCCTCTGCGACGACAACTTTGTAAGAGACCTCGGGCTAGGGAGAAAGAAGGGCGACTCAAGGTTAGTGAACGCCTTAGTGTCTGTGGGGGAGCTCCTAATCTCGCTTGGGCTAAAGTTCAGGATAGTTCTAGATTCTCAGGTTAGTATGAGCGGTGAGATAGCGGGGAAGTTAAGGAGGCTAGGTTTAGACGTGAGTGTCGTGAATAGGGCAGACAAGGAGATTATCGCGTCTCAGGGAACGTCAGTGACGAGCGACTTCGTTATCCTTCGTGAATCTACGAAGGTGTTTGACCTTGTGGGATCTTTCATGGTTGATAGTTTTGACGTGAATAAGGTTCAAGACTTTCTGGAATAA